The Spodoptera frugiperda isolate SF20-4 chromosome 8, AGI-APGP_CSIRO_Sfru_2.0, whole genome shotgun sequence DNA segment aaataattctacttGGAAATTGAATCTAAACCCTATCTGTATAGGGCTTAGATATGTGCagttatgatatattttatctgCAAAATGTCTAATGCATTAAAAATCTGTAGACATTAGCTCCCATTATTAGTTTCTAACATTCCATTTCCCATGTTACAGTGTGGCCGAAAGCAGACTGTTGCCAAGAGGATCGAGGGACAACTTCTGGGAGATGGGTGCAACTGGTCCGTGTGGACCCTGCACTGAGATCCACTACGTCAATCCAGATGGATCACTCACTGAAATATGGAACCTTGTGTTTATCAATTCTTTTAGGTGAGTTGTGTGAAACTAGCTATACATGTATACTGTAATATATAGGAGGTATCTGGAGGATTTCTTTAATCATAGGGCTAAATGGAAACTACAAAACATCATATTTAAACTGAACTTAAAACTAATCTTAATGGTACACCAAAATTTTCCTAAATGTTGGCTTAAACTCAATAAAATCAGACTCCGATGAGACCTTTGTAAAGAATAGACTGACAGTCATATCTAATTTCCCATTCTAATATATAATGGGAATCACAACATAACTGGTATAAagtgtgtgtatatgtatgtctGCCTAACTCTTCAGGAATTAAAAGTTGTGTGAAGTAaaacatctttttttaattctatatttCAGAGATAATCAAGGCAAAGTGAATGGCTTGGCGAAGTACCACGTGGATACAGGCATGGGTCTGGAGCGTATGGCCGCCATCTTGCAAGGAGTACCCTCTAACTACGACACCGACTTGTTCCAGCCACTCATCAAAGCTATTGAGAAGGCACGTGATTTTTTACTCTATTTTCTTAGtgttaaggttcatttttgtatAGCATAGGAGTGAAGAATGAGATAATGAAGTGTCATGTATCTTAGTAGGAAAAGTATGTGATTTTAAACCTTATACTGATAgtgataaggtttattttacgATGTACTACTATTTGTgcagtttttttcttttgtgtacaataaaattaagatattcTCAACAGAACCTTAATATTCCGTTCTCCAGAACAGCAAAGGAGTGCCTGCATACAGTGGTAGCTACTTACCTAGCGCCGTAGTGGACGCGGCTTACCGTAGACTGGCAGACCACGCCAGGATGATCAGCATCTGTCTTGCTGACGGAGTCTTTCCAGCTACCAGGTAAGATAATATCATTATGTacttttagtacgagtttgctttacgtttatagtagtcgaaacgagagcgcgttcatcCCACTGATTGGCTTAGCAATTTGatagaaattttatttagaattaacaataccaattgctacgaatcttacatacctttttcgcttcatcaagtGTCATCTATCGTATTAAAAAAAGTCTTGCTATCGTATtaaacaaagttataataaaaaaaccgttTCTATTTTTAGcctaaacttaaaacaaataatgagaaaatcattcaaaatATCGTCCGATGTGTTCCAAAACCCTAAACTGCCGAGGATCCTATATGACGAGGTGGTAGAGACGCTGGGTACCACATACCCTGAGCTGGTGACCAAGGAGATCGATGCTAAACTGATCATAGACCATGAGGAGCAAGGGTATGCGAAGATGAGGTCAGGACTTAAGAAGAAGATGAAGGACCTGATCAAACAGTACCCTGAGGTGATGAAGTTGAGTGATGTGGAACTGCCAGGGTTCGTGCAAGGATATAGGGATCTTAAAGAGGTATTTATTAatgcatatatatttttgtaataactatcgtgagtgagacatattaaattaattacaaatcacggtttactcacgtaaatatttggTCAGTAGAGTCAAtcgtctgcgcacactgctcatgatgaagagtccttctgtgactcgtaattagtagagctttttcgATGAGTAAAGTGTGATTTGTAGTTAGtttaatacatacatgtatacttTGTTCTTCGTTAGTGTCTTGTGTTAGAGAAGGGATTAGTGAGAGAAGTctttaatagtttaaaaataataactcatgagcttttctattaaaaatataatattatccaCACTTCATGTATCTTTTACAGACAATGTCCAAACAAAAATCGACCGTAATACCAGGGGAATTAGTCTTCAAACTATACGATACGCACGGCTTACATGAAGAGGTCATCAAGCAGATAGCCGACCTGAACAAACTGAGTATAGACAACAAAGGATTCTGGTCACTCCTGGCCAAACATAAGACGAGACACAAGACCGCCATCAAAGAGCAAGATAACAGGGGCCAATTATTCAACGAAGCACTAAAAACCCTTCGAACTAACGGCTATACAAACACGAACGACCAGCCAAAATACGACTACGTACAAACAGAAGAAAAAATTGAGTTCAAACCGttaaaaactcaaataataGGCATTCTGAACGAAACCTTAGATTGGATTGACTTCTTAGAACCTTGTAGTGACCGACCCTTCTACATAGTGACGAAAGATACAAACTTTTACTGCGAAGAGGGGGGCCAGGAAGCGGATAGGGGCGCCATCTACTTCAACAAGAATATTGCTATGGAGGTCGAAAGCGTATTCAAGTTACAAGACTTTGTCTTCCATAAGGGTtacttcttaataaaaaatgagaGAACAACGAACTGTGTGTATTGTGATATGAATGTGGAAATGGAGATTGATGAGGAACGGCGTCTGAAGCTGATGCAGAACCACACGGGGGTGCACTTGCTGAACGCTGCGGTTCGCAGGGTGCTGTCCAAGAGTGCCGTCTGCCCCACCGGGTCTAGTGTCACTGAGAATGGACTGTCGCTACATTTGTCGGTCTATGGAGAGAAGTTGTCGCAAAAAGTTATGTTGGATGTACAGGATCTTATTAGGTGAGTTTGAAGCTTGTGTTTAAAGAGTTAAGGTTGGTTTTTCATTGATCTTGACATTTTTATACgacaattttaaaactaaagtatGTCAAAGCTATTTTctattcctatttttttttactcgaCTCTCAAGTAATGATTATTTCTGTGATCCCCTCTTGCCAAGCTGAACAAACCCCTATAAGGAAAAAGTTTGTTCAGAAGTGGACATCTTTCAGCTTATTATAACAAAAGTTCTTCTCTGCACGCAGGGAATCAATAAAATGCAACGCACCAATAGAGACGCGCATCGTGGACAGTGTCCAACTGTCCCGGGAGCCCGGGGTGGTGACGATCCCGGGGGAGACATATCCCGAGGTCGGACTCCGACTCGTTACTGCTTTCCTACCTCTAGTGTCCAAGTGAGTGTTGTTAAATACcttttaataagtattttttcattttcaatattaattatgacTTAGTATAATCTTTAAAAgcttaaaaatgtaagtatttatgaTATCACTAAAacagtcaaaaaataaaatacaatattgtgACAAAAGAATACCTTGATCACATGTGCAATTCCGGTCTCAGAGTTAAATAGTCTCCTCGACTAGTTATTTaggagattgacgtgtaaaagagttacatagtaacctatttgcaaaaataaatatcatcataTCAAATAAAGTAGATTAACTATTTTTAACCATATTCACGAGACTAGTTGTGTTGTATCGTAGAAATTGTAGCTGTAGATGTGTTGCATCGTTAAAATTTCTAGCACAAGTATGGCtataacataatacaagtaCAATTACCCTAGGGAGCTATGTTGCGGCACGCACTTGCCGTCGACGGGTGCGATGGGGGAGTTCTGCGTGACCAGCGTCAAGGGGGCCGGGGGACAGACCCCCTGCATACACGCACTCACTGGGGATAAGGCTAAACAGGTACATGCTACTTCTACTTGATCACTTACTTTTAACTCTTTCTGTTTGTCCAGTCAGATTAAACAAAAGctttttttgtctataaataaattgcaaatatgtttaaaacgaaaaactatatttgtattgtatttcgtATTTGCACTTacctattttagttttattttagtaatatatcCGTACGTTCTGaactagataataatattctcccaattttcagtaaaaattaaaaaaataagagtttttaattttttctgcaaaacaaaacttaaatccGCCATTCTTCACAACAATTTTCGTTTTCTACATAACTCTTGTACCACAGGCGCGCGAACTATTCTGTCGAGCTGAGAAGCTAGGACAAGTGATCGACCTGATAGACCCTGACAGGAAGAAGGAGGAGATCTCCCTGATCAGGAACCAGCTGTCGACACTATGCGGCACCGGTGGCGCCCCCTACGGGGAGTACGCCAACTGTCTCGACCTACTCGACAGTTTCTCCAAGAAGGAGGTGCATAAAAATGATCTGGCGCTGCAGTGAgtacctattttaatattatcaaaatttagTTAGGTCCTAATAAAGGCTCCTGCATGGATCTATCGCTAATATAGCGGTAAGTCAAGGCCTGTTAGGTGCGGTGAATCCGCAAGGGCAACCAGACTTACGGCCATAGGCAGAGGAGGAACACCGCCAAGGTTTTAACCAGTAAGGTTAAAACCACCGCGTTAACGTCCCCACGACTTCGGGAGATCTTTTGAGGATTGCCATCgcgtgaataaaaaaaatacatttaggataggcgttaatttaaaaaaataagctttatttttcttgtatattttttacaaacggAAAGTCCTCGTAGATTCCATAGATGCCAAAACTATGCTACtctttataacttttattagtttattattgcgttcgatttattttgtatttttgtgcgTATTATAAACTCTTAATAATTAATGCTCCGATTCCCCCTCCCAGCTCAATAGCATCAACAGAAGTGGCAGAGGTAGTGTCCCAGGCGGCCAGCGAGGGTCGCAGGTTCGTGGTGCACTTCGTGCGGTGCTCGTACCTGATGCAGAGCCCGGCGGCGCAGGCCGTGCTGGCGGAGCGCCACGCGCTGCCCGCCATGTTGCTGGGCTGCGCCGGCGGGGTACTCGTCGCCGCATGCTCCGTGCCACAGGTATGTTACTGGCGGAGCGCCACGCGCTGCCCGCCATGTTGCTGGGCTGCGCCGGCGGGGTACTCGTCGCCGCATGCTCCGTGCCACAGGTATGTTACTGGCGGAGCGCCACGCGCTGCCCGCCATGTTGCTGGGCTGCGCCGGCGGGGTACTCGTCGCCGCATGCTCCGTGCCACAGGTATGTTACTGGCGGAGCGCCACGCGCTGCCCGCCATGTTGCTGGGCTGCGCCGGCGGGGTACTCGTCGCCGCATGCTCCGTGCCACAGGTATGTTACTGGCGGAGCGCCACGCGCTGCCCGCCATGTTGCTGGGCTGCGCCGGCGGGGTACTCGTCGCCGCATGCTCCGTGCCACAGGTATGTTACTGGCGGAGCGCCACGCGCTGCCCGCCATGTTGCTGGGCTGCGCCGGCGGGGTACTCGTCGCCGCATGCTCCGTGCCACAGGTATGTTACTGGCGGAGCGCCACGCGCTGCCCGCCATGTTGCTGGGCTGCGCCGGCGGGGTACTCGTCGCCGCATGCTCCGTGCCACAGGTATGTTACTGGCGGAGCGCCACGCGCTGCCCGCCATGTTGCTGGGCTGCGCCGGCGGGGTACTCGTCGCCGCATGCTCCGTGCCACAGGTATGTTACTGGCGGAGCGCCACGCGCTGCCCGCCATGTTGCTGGGCTGCGCCGGCGGGGTACTCGTCGCCGCATGCTCCGTGCCACAGGTATGTTACTGGCGGAGCGCCACGCGCTGCCCGCCATGTTGCTGGGCTGCGCCGGCGGGGTACTCGTCGCCGCATGCTCCGTGCCACAGGTATGTTACTGGCGGAGCGCCACGCGCTGCCCGCCATGTTGCTGGGCTGCGCCGGCGGGGTACTCGTCGCCGCATGCTCCGTGCCACAGGTATGTTACTGGCGGAGCGCCACGCGCTGCCCGCCATGTTGCTGGGCTGCGCCGGCGGGGTACTCGTCGCCGCATGCTCCGTGCCACAGGTATGTTACTGGCGGAGCGCCACGCGCTGCCCGCCATGTTGCTGGGCTGCGCCGGCGGGGTACTCGTCGCCGCATGCTCCGTGCCACAGGTATGTTACTGGCGGAGCGCCACGCGCTGCCCGCCATGTTGCTGGGCTGCGCCGGCGGGGTACTCGTCGCCGCATGCTCCGTGCCACAGGTATGTTACTGGCGGAGCGCCACGCGCTGCCCGCCATGTTATGGGCTGCGCCGAACGGGGTACTCGTGAACAAAAACGAACTAGCGCCACGCGCTGCCCGCCATGTTgctgaaatgaagataaataaataggttttgatttgaaattaaaaataaaacgttattctaagtaattttattagtaaatcaataaaacctacggtcgaagattaaacgaaacttcgcattcgagaaccagAGTAGCCCTACTGATCTTAGAAATGATAATAGTCTTATCGTGAATTGCCACTTTCTGGCTAAGGAAAGAGGTAACCCTCCCCTACTATTATTTTGTATGGCATAGGAAGACAAATGAATTGtccgatcacctgatgataaacaATTGACACTGCCCATGGATACATAGAACACCAATTTCTGTATGTGTCTGATCTgtgaatataaatgaaaaagaattCTCTGTAGATTTTTCATTGTTTACacatttaaatgtatttcaCTCTTATCATTTCGATTAAAGCCATAAATGAGAGGACTTTCTAAGGGTTATATTATACAAAGTATGGTGTATAATTGTGTCGTACAGGAGATGGTGAGCCAGTCGTTCACGGCGCGGACATGGCTGGCGTGCGCGGCGCGAGTGTTCGGCGCCACGCTGCAGGGCTCCGACAACGACCATACACACGCCATCATGACGCCTTCCAAGGTAAACACTCTTATTACTGAActgcgttcccatgggataaaaaattGCCTATAGCAAAAAATCGCGTGCGAACCCTCTAAAGTGATGTAGCTCTCgcaaagtataataatttaattaagttttcctAAGAAGTAAGTTtcagattttttatggaataaggcgGTAAAACACCAGAGGATTTATAAGTGCGTGAAAAGGCTggcttttgggagttagaaatttaagggttgttggggattaggaagattagaaaggggataattggtcctacggtaacctcactcacacaatgtaacgtttgttttgtatgaggacgtggtatcgctccgatcgagccggctcattcgtgccgaagcatggctctctcacagtcaaaatgaatataaaaacattgcAATATTGGTCCATAGGTGAGCCTGATAAACTGCGAGCAACTAGTCCAGGACGCGATGCGGGTCGCGATCAAATTCGCGCAGTCGCACACAAAGGAGAACACAGAACAATCTAGAAGCACACAGAACAGACAACAGAATTGAAATACGTAATTACAGACTGACGGTCTtattcataatacataatacttaaaaacctatttcaactaaagaatatttggcccctttttatattatcacggaaatactaaattaattctaatattaGAGAGtcctcgactagtttcgaactACAACCGGAGCTCATAAACATCGCGGCGAATGATTTCGGGCAGCGAACTCTCTTGTTTCATAGCTCAAAGTTAATGTTCTATAGTTATAACAGGTTTATTGatcataatatgaatatttaggTAAGATTACCGACTAAAGACCATAGTAAGTAGACCCTAGATTCTAGATTTAGACAGCTTTAGCCCTTAAACGGTCTCAAGTTATATGTCTCCATTTTTGGTGAATGAATGTGTTCATAAAACTCAGTGTTAATAAGTTTGCACgttttataaagtattatttaatgtttgaaataaaaaattctgAGTGTAACTCGTAttgatatgtatttatttacttttatttttaatgtttggatggggaaataaattatttagtattttaaagtACTCTGCAGTTGGCACTGTAAActggaatgaaaataaaacaattcacaTTGTTTCACACTGTTTTGAATTTGGGATTTTTAATTAGTCTTTTCAAGGTATATTCTATGGCTGTAACTaatgtcatcaaaattaattcagtatCAAGTTATATACCCTTAGCTTTACACGTACAGTGCCCGTGCCTGTGAGATTTCAGCGATAAAAACTATTCTACGTCTCCTTTCCTGGGTCACAAACCATTGCTGCACCGAATGTCAATCAAATATGTACAATGGTTTAAATATAGTGGGATTTTTGGGATGAAAATCATACTTCCTTTCCCGGGTCTCAAATAACTTCAATGGTTTATGAGATAACAGTCCCGGGATTTTTATGTATAGTTCCGAATCCCGTGGAATTTCCAGGATAATCCCAGATCTCAAACTTACATTGTACCGAATTTCACTCAAATAGGTTCAGTGGTTTAAAATATAGACTCCCAGGATTTTAAGGTATAGTTCCCGTTTCCATGATAGACACTATCACACGTCCTTTCTCTGGCCTAAAACTATCGTTGTACTGAATTTCACTAAGATAGGTACAGAGGTTTAAGAGCTGGAGAGCCGGATTTAACACATAGTTTAGATGAAAAAGTAGCTATTGCGGTATAACTGTAATAGACATAAATTATGATATCGCGGACTTTTTACGTTCATATTAATGTCCTATATAAGACTCTAGTACATCACATTGCTCTGTTGTCTATCACTTCCACGGCGTTAGCAATATAACGAGTTTGTTGGTAGTTTTGTCACACATAGGGTTACATTATCGAAATGTTTACGCGTATTTTGTGCCCAGTAATTTATGATATCTTACAAAAAATCTACttctaataatttcaaaattgtaatacttgaaatgtattttgaattATAATCGTCATTCAATGAGGTGAATTCGGAAAGAACTGTGATTTCGGTGTGTAACTAGTGGtttctaattaatattgtttcttttatattaaacgttatattttctttggaggtctctccttctcg contains these protein-coding regions:
- the LOC118275395 gene encoding alanine--tRNA ligase, mitochondrial-like, giving the protein MFRVPVRSRFSLQRLWVRLQHSSSSIRSTFIEYFEANHGHKYVKSSSVVPLYDPTVPFVNAGMNQFKGVFLGKVAPPCAKAVNSQKCVRVGGKHNDLDVVGTDGHHHTFFEMLGNWSFGDYYKREACQMAWQLLLGPYRMKPENLVVTYFSGDVAIGQKMDTDCRDIWKKIGVAESRLLPRGSRDNFWEMGATGPCGPCTEIHYVNPDGSLTEIWNLVFINSFRDNQGKVNGLAKYHVDTGMGLERMAAILQGVPSNYDTDLFQPLIKAIEKNSKGVPAYSGSYLPSAVVDAAYRRLADHARMISICLADGVFPATSLNLKQIMRKSFKISSDVFQNPKLPRILYDEVVETLGTTYPELVTKEIDAKLIIDHEEQGYAKMRSGLKKKMKDLIKQYPEVMKLSDVELPGFVQGYRDLKETMSKQKSTVIPGELVFKLYDTHGLHEEVIKQIADLNKLSIDNKGFWSLLAKHKTRHKTAIKEQDNRGQLFNEALKTLRTNGYTNTNDQPKYDYVQTEEKIEFKPLKTQIIGILNETLDWIDFLEPCSDRPFYIVTKDTNFYCEEGGQEADRGAIYFNKNIAMEVESVFKLQDFVFHKGYFLIKNERTTNCVYCDMNVEMEIDEERRLKLMQNHTGVHLLNAAVRRVLSKSAVCPTGSSVTENGLSLHLSVYGEKLSQKVMLDVQDLIRESIKCNAPIETRIVDSVQLSREPGVVTIPGETYPEVGLRLVTAFLPLVSKELCCGTHLPSTGAMGEFCVTSVKGAGGQTPCIHALTGDKAKQARELFCRAEKLGQVIDLIDPDRKKEEISLIRNQLSTLCGTGGAPYGEYANCLDLLDSFSKKEVHKNDLALHSIASTEVAEVVSQAASEGRRFVVHFVRCSYLMQSPAAQAVLAERHALPAMLLGCAGGVLVAACSVPQEMVSQSFTARTWLACAARVFGATLQGSDNDHTHAIMTPSKVSLINCEQLVQDAMRVAIKFAQSHTKENTEQSRSTQNRQQN